Proteins encoded by one window of Lathyrus oleraceus cultivar Zhongwan6 chromosome 1, CAAS_Psat_ZW6_1.0, whole genome shotgun sequence:
- the LOC127133806 gene encoding purple acid phosphatase 17 has product MARLNGNSMIMWFLFAIMFGLGNFHASAELQRLTHAPKNDDSLSFLVLGDWGRKGDYNQSDVAYQMGYVGKKLNIDFVISTGDNFYDNGLTSDRDPNFEESFSKIYTAKSLQKPWYAVLGNHDYRGDAAAQLSPFLRQIDSRWLCLRSYIVDSELVEVFFIDTTPFIQDYFISPEHDYDWREVNNPPKAYITNLLKDLAMALRGSKAKWKIAVGHHAIRSIGHHGDTRELVSLLLPLLQANKVDFYINGHDHCLEHISDTASPMQFLISGAGSKAWRGDVQKRNREDVNFFYDGQGFMSVQLTQTDANIVFYDVNGKVLHRAMYSKELHSVRTKEQLLSII; this is encoded by the exons ATGGCAAGACTCAATGGAAACTCCATGATTATGTGGTTTCTCTTTGCAATTATGTTTGGTTTGGGAAATTTTCATGCATCTGCAGAATTGCAAAGGCTTACACATGCACCAAAAAATGATGATTCTCTTAGTTTCTTGGTTCTTGGTGACTGGGGAAGAAAGGGTGACTATAATCAATCTGATGTTGCTTATCAG ATGGGATACGTTGGAAAGAAGCTTAACATTGATTTTGTAATTTCGACCGGCGACAATTTCTATGATAATGGTTTAACCAGTGACCGTGATCCTAATTTTGAGGAATCATTCAGCAAAATTTACACCGCTAAAAGCTTGCAAAAGCCGTGGTATGCCG TGTTGGGAAACCATGATTATAGAGGGGATGCAGCTGCACAATTGAGTCCATTTCTTAGACAAATAGATAGCAGGTGGCTTTGTTTAAGATCTTATATTGTAGATTCAG AGCTGGTTGAGGTTTTCTTCATTGACACAACTCCTTTTATTCAAGACTACTTTATTTCACCTGAACACGATTATGACTGGAGGGAAGTTAATAATCCACCAAAAGCTTACATTACCAACTTACTAAAG GACCTTGCTATGGCATTGAGGGGATCAAAAGCAAAATGGAAAATTGCAGTCGGTCACCACGCAATTAGAAGTATCGGACACCACGGCGATACTCGAGAACTCGTAAGCCTGCTTCTACCGCTCCTACAGGCAAACAAGGTTGATTTTTACATAAACGGACACGATCACTGTCTGGAACACATCAGTGACACAGCCAG TCCTATGCAGTTTCTGATAAGTGGAGCAGGATCAAAGGCATGGAGAGGAGATGTTCAAAAAAGAAACAGAGAAGATGTGAACTTCTTCTATGATGGACAAGGTTTCATGTCTGTTCAATTGACACAAACAGATGCAAACATTGTTTTCTATGATGTTAATGGCAAGGTTTTGCATAGAGCTATGTATTCAAAGGAGTTACATTCTGTTAGAACAAAAGAGCAGCTACTTTCTATTATCTAA